From a region of the Latilactobacillus sakei genome:
- the smc gene encoding chromosome segregation protein SMC: MQLKSLVLSGFKSFADKTEINFSDGLTGIVGPNGSGKSNITEAIRWAMGEQSAKSLRGEKMPDIIFAGTDLRPQMNRAEVTLNFDNSDHYLNQELDNVTVTRRLFRNGDSEFYLNQKSCRLKDIVNLFMDSGLGRESFSIISQGRVEAIFNSKPEDRRNIIEEAAGVLKYKQQKKKAQSELDQTDENLSRIADIVYELKGQVEPLKEQSSIAQDYLEQKAQFNALHQQLLVVEIDQLAADQTQYQAQAKTLAKALGEIESEIQETNTALADNQQAVATLDQEIETANETLLVKSRLAENLQGQENVSKERASYTDANRQNLVDRIAQLETQSTTAKQQQIALKATYTEKVATLTDLKNELATLKRQASGSEAELKAKIEQIRQDYIDQMQAQTTNRNEQQYLEKALLQTKTQLTRQDSSISETSAQLTQMQADKAAKEAQVAQLATDYAALETQLSQLQQQISATQKQYQTEQNNWFQASGILQKAKAKQASLAELNDDYAGFYQGVKAVLKQKQQLPGLLGAVAELMTVPNDYQQAIELALGAQLQQIVTTDEKTAQQAIDYLKRNRLGRATFLPNNVVKPRTLPSSLVNQLQTEPGFIGIASDLIQFDNVVSPVMMHLMGNLIILTELTEAIKIGRLTGHRYRIVTLAGDILSPGGSMTGGHNNRQNNGGLLARKQTLTDLEQQISKMQLALDQKQTKVQALHQNLAEQQAQLEQQQGAFETAKTYYQTQKNELTLLNERLTQFERQQQATDYQVQQQQQSYDADLKRQGELQAAATEIEAQLTQLKADLDAANEQLQHFDQSQEQIRQQQTALETKLAVAQSEQKNVQEKLTDATQLANDLTQQLATSQQALTALQQADSEDAMTQKERRTQLKTTKALIQKLTAELATKRTARETLKATQQTLQANATRVYQLQRNSLAEQEQNAVALNRVKINIDQRLTTLREDYQLSYEAAKSALQASDLTNDQLKSKLKLLKLGLADLGTVNLAAIEDYQRVKERYDFLMQQDADLLDAKSQLLASMAEMDAEVEKRFKQTFDQTAAAFEEIFPMMFGGGHASLTLTDPAALLTSGIDIIAQPPGKKLQRLSLLSGGERALTAITLLFAILKVRPVPFCILDEVEASLDEANVDRFGRFMKRYESETQFIVITHRKGTMTQANRLYGVTMAESGISKIVSVSLEEHETA, translated from the coding sequence GGCGATAGTGAGTTTTATTTAAATCAAAAAAGTTGTCGATTAAAGGATATCGTCAACTTATTTATGGATTCTGGCTTAGGGCGAGAATCTTTTTCAATTATTTCGCAAGGTCGGGTTGAAGCTATTTTTAACAGTAAACCTGAGGATCGGCGCAATATCATTGAAGAAGCGGCCGGTGTTTTAAAATATAAACAACAAAAGAAAAAGGCCCAATCGGAATTAGATCAAACCGATGAAAATTTAAGTCGGATTGCCGATATTGTTTACGAATTAAAGGGGCAAGTTGAACCGCTTAAAGAACAAAGCAGTATCGCACAAGATTATTTGGAACAAAAAGCCCAATTTAACGCTTTGCATCAACAATTGTTGGTCGTTGAAATTGATCAATTAGCAGCGGATCAAACCCAATATCAAGCCCAAGCCAAGACACTCGCCAAAGCGTTAGGTGAGATTGAAAGTGAGATCCAAGAAACCAATACGGCGTTGGCCGATAATCAACAAGCGGTCGCAACGTTGGATCAAGAAATTGAAACGGCCAATGAAACCTTATTGGTTAAGAGTCGTTTAGCTGAAAACTTACAAGGTCAAGAAAACGTTTCTAAGGAACGGGCCAGTTATACTGACGCTAATCGCCAAAACTTGGTCGATCGAATCGCCCAATTAGAAACGCAATCGACAACGGCTAAACAACAACAAATCGCACTCAAGGCAACCTACACAGAAAAAGTCGCAACACTAACTGACTTGAAAAATGAGTTAGCGACCTTGAAACGACAAGCATCAGGTAGTGAGGCCGAATTAAAGGCGAAGATTGAACAAATCCGTCAAGATTATATCGACCAGATGCAAGCCCAAACAACTAACCGTAATGAACAACAATATCTAGAAAAAGCGTTGCTCCAAACGAAGACGCAATTGACACGTCAAGATAGCTCAATCAGTGAAACGAGTGCGCAATTGACCCAGATGCAAGCTGACAAGGCGGCCAAAGAAGCGCAAGTTGCCCAATTAGCAACAGACTACGCGGCTTTAGAAACACAACTAAGTCAATTACAACAACAAATCAGTGCGACACAGAAGCAATATCAAACGGAACAAAATAACTGGTTCCAAGCTTCTGGTATCTTGCAAAAGGCCAAGGCTAAACAAGCCAGTTTAGCTGAATTAAACGATGATTATGCCGGTTTCTACCAAGGTGTCAAAGCAGTCTTGAAGCAAAAGCAACAATTACCCGGTTTACTGGGCGCGGTCGCTGAATTAATGACGGTGCCTAATGACTATCAACAAGCGATTGAATTAGCATTAGGGGCGCAATTGCAACAAATCGTCACGACAGATGAAAAGACGGCGCAACAGGCAATCGATTATTTGAAACGTAATCGACTAGGTCGGGCCACCTTTTTACCAAATAATGTCGTGAAACCGCGGACTTTACCAAGCAGTTTGGTGAACCAATTGCAAACCGAACCCGGTTTTATCGGGATTGCGAGTGACTTAATTCAGTTTGACAATGTTGTTAGCCCGGTCATGATGCATTTGATGGGCAATTTAATTATCTTGACTGAACTGACAGAAGCAATTAAGATTGGCCGTTTGACGGGGCATCGGTACCGGATTGTCACTTTAGCAGGAGACATCTTAAGTCCAGGGGGCTCAATGACTGGGGGCCATAATAATCGCCAAAATAATGGTGGTTTATTGGCCCGGAAGCAAACATTAACAGATTTGGAACAACAAATTAGTAAAATGCAATTGGCCTTGGATCAAAAGCAAACCAAGGTGCAAGCTTTACATCAAAATCTGGCAGAGCAACAGGCGCAACTTGAACAACAACAAGGCGCCTTTGAAACGGCCAAGACATATTACCAAACCCAAAAAAATGAGTTGACGTTATTAAACGAACGTCTCACGCAATTCGAACGCCAACAACAAGCGACGGATTATCAAGTCCAACAACAACAACAAAGTTACGACGCGGACTTGAAACGCCAAGGCGAATTACAGGCAGCAGCTACTGAGATTGAAGCCCAACTCACGCAGTTAAAAGCGGACCTGGATGCAGCTAATGAACAACTACAACATTTTGACCAGAGTCAAGAGCAGATTCGCCAACAACAAACGGCTTTGGAAACGAAGCTGGCAGTCGCGCAATCTGAACAAAAAAATGTGCAAGAAAAACTTACTGATGCCACGCAATTGGCTAACGATTTAACGCAACAACTTGCAACGAGTCAACAAGCGCTCACAGCATTGCAACAAGCTGATTCTGAAGATGCGATGACGCAAAAAGAACGGCGGACGCAACTGAAGACCACTAAAGCACTAATCCAAAAACTGACGGCCGAATTGGCAACAAAACGGACGGCGCGAGAAACGCTGAAGGCCACGCAACAAACATTACAAGCCAACGCCACACGTGTTTACCAATTGCAACGGAATTCTTTAGCTGAGCAAGAACAAAATGCGGTTGCTCTAAATCGTGTTAAGATTAATATTGACCAACGTTTAACGACGTTGCGTGAAGATTATCAGTTGAGTTATGAAGCGGCTAAATCAGCTCTACAAGCTTCCGATTTAACGAATGACCAATTGAAATCAAAACTTAAGCTTTTGAAATTAGGCTTAGCCGATTTAGGGACTGTCAATTTAGCCGCTATTGAGGATTATCAACGCGTTAAGGAACGCTATGATTTCTTAATGCAACAAGATGCCGATTTATTGGATGCCAAGTCACAATTATTAGCGTCAATGGCTGAAATGGATGCGGAAGTTGAAAAACGCTTCAAGCAAACGTTTGACCAAACTGCAGCGGCTTTTGAAGAAATCTTCCCAATGATGTTTGGCGGTGGGCACGCGTCATTAACCTTGACGGACCCAGCTGCTTTATTAACCAGTGGGATTGATATCATCGCACAACCACCTGGCAAAAAACTACAACGCCTTAGCCTGTTATCAGGTGGCGAGCGCGCATTAACGGCGATTACGTTGTTATTTGCCATTTTAAAAGTGCGGCCCGTACCATTTTGTATTTTGGACGAAGTGGAAGCGTCATTGGATGAAGCCAATGTCGATCGCTTCGGTCGTTTTATGAAACGCTATGAGAGTGAGACGCAATTTATCGTTATTACGCATCGCAAGGGCACCATGACCCAAGCCAACCGATTATACGGGGTAACAATGGCAGAATCAGGCATCTCGAAGATCGTATCCGTCTCGTTAGAAGAACACGAAACCGCCTAG
- a CDS encoding signal recognition particle-docking protein FtsY gives MVAETPTPVEPEPEPEVVEPEVTAAPEAAIVTDEPTASEETTVADDAETEPVQAAQTEKYDQGLEKSRKTFGQRLNALFANFRSVDESFFDDVEEMLIEADVGYETAMKIADELREEVKLRNVKKPEAVSQAIVEKLVDLYGQEGQQEDNELHFAPEGELTVFLFVGVNGAGKTTSIGKFAHQLEKAGKKVLLAAGDTFRAGAIEQLQEWGRRVSVPVVANKAGSDPAAVAFDAVKRAKEENFDILLVDTAGRLQNNVNLMKELEKVKRVITREIPSAPQEVLLVLDATTGQNALVQAKQFKSTTDVTGIVLTKLDGSAKGGIVLAVRTELHLPVKMVGLGEQMNDLQLFDPNRFVYGLFKDIIVGDGPQSEIDTDVSQAIK, from the coding sequence GTGGTCGCAGAGACACCAACACCAGTTGAACCAGAGCCAGAACCGGAAGTTGTTGAACCTGAAGTAACAGCGGCGCCTGAAGCGGCAATTGTTACCGATGAACCAACAGCCTCAGAAGAAACAACGGTGGCAGACGATGCGGAAACCGAACCTGTTCAAGCAGCCCAAACTGAAAAATATGATCAAGGGTTAGAAAAATCACGGAAGACTTTTGGACAACGGTTAAACGCCTTGTTCGCTAACTTCAGAAGTGTCGATGAATCTTTCTTTGACGACGTTGAAGAAATGTTAATCGAAGCCGATGTTGGTTATGAAACAGCAATGAAAATTGCAGATGAGTTACGTGAAGAAGTGAAGTTACGCAACGTTAAGAAACCAGAAGCCGTTTCACAAGCGATTGTTGAAAAATTAGTCGATTTATATGGTCAAGAAGGACAACAAGAAGATAATGAATTACATTTCGCCCCAGAAGGTGAATTGACAGTCTTTCTTTTCGTTGGCGTCAACGGTGCTGGCAAGACAACTTCCATCGGGAAGTTTGCTCACCAACTAGAAAAGGCCGGTAAGAAGGTCTTGCTTGCCGCTGGTGATACGTTTAGAGCGGGCGCTATCGAACAATTGCAAGAATGGGGCCGCCGTGTTTCAGTACCAGTAGTCGCTAATAAAGCGGGTAGTGATCCAGCCGCCGTTGCGTTTGATGCCGTTAAGCGGGCTAAAGAAGAGAACTTCGATATCTTATTAGTTGATACGGCTGGTCGTTTGCAAAATAACGTCAACTTGATGAAGGAACTTGAAAAGGTGAAACGCGTGATTACGCGTGAAATCCCAAGCGCTCCTCAAGAGGTCTTGTTAGTATTAGACGCAACGACTGGGCAAAACGCCTTGGTTCAAGCGAAACAATTTAAATCAACCACTGACGTCACCGGAATTGTGTTAACAAAACTGGACGGTTCTGCTAAAGGTGGGATTGTTCTTGCTGTTCGGACCGAGTTACACTTGCCAGTTAAGATGGTTGGTTTAGGTGAACAAATGAATGATTTACAATTATTCGATCCTAACCGCTTTGTTTATGGTTTATTCAAAGACATTATTGTCGGGGATGGCCCACAAAGTGAGATTGATACGGATGTTAGTCAGGCAATCAAATAG
- a CDS encoding gluconate:proton symporter, with amino-acid sequence MTIIWWAALIGLAVAIILILSRLNPVYALLMGTIVGALVGGASLAQTVDIIVTGAQSVMGTVIRVLAAGVLAGVMMESGAADAIARAIVEKMGDRFAILALTLATMIITGVGVFIPVAVLIVAPIALEVGQRMHISKLALLVALSGGGKAGNLISPNPNTIAAAKGFNLELSQVMVADFIPALFGLAMAVLLATLLRHKGTQVTAADIAQQQTTTKDIPSLKTAIVTPLLAIILLLINPMGNILHLKALQSFQVDAMYILPIAGIVGTLAMGKASHLLDYMKAGMNRMTDVVLILIGAGSIAGLIGASNLPSQVVSLVKASGISGTFLAPISGILMSAATASTSTGVILATGSFSKPILAFGIPALGAAVMVHAGAMVIDQLPHGNYFHVTANAMQMSFKERMQAVIWEACVGLTMTIVAVVMYGIL; translated from the coding sequence ATGACAATTATTTGGTGGGCAGCTCTGATTGGGCTGGCAGTAGCGATTATTTTAATTTTAAGTCGGTTAAATCCGGTTTATGCATTATTGATGGGTACAATTGTAGGGGCATTAGTCGGCGGCGCTAGTTTAGCACAAACTGTTGATATTATTGTCACTGGTGCACAAAGTGTGATGGGCACTGTTATCCGGGTATTAGCAGCTGGTGTCTTAGCCGGTGTGATGATGGAATCTGGTGCAGCAGATGCGATTGCGCGAGCGATTGTCGAAAAAATGGGTGATCGTTTTGCAATTTTAGCATTAACCTTAGCAACAATGATTATCACCGGTGTCGGGGTTTTTATCCCAGTTGCCGTTTTAATTGTGGCGCCAATTGCATTAGAGGTTGGTCAAAGAATGCACATTTCTAAATTAGCCTTGTTAGTGGCATTATCCGGTGGTGGTAAGGCTGGTAACTTGATTTCGCCTAACCCCAATACAATTGCTGCAGCTAAAGGGTTTAATCTTGAATTAAGCCAAGTGATGGTGGCCGATTTTATACCAGCACTTTTTGGCTTAGCCATGGCAGTCTTATTAGCGACGTTGCTACGCCATAAAGGCACACAGGTTACAGCGGCCGATATTGCACAACAACAAACGACAACTAAAGATATTCCTAGTCTAAAAACGGCCATTGTAACACCGCTATTGGCAATTATCCTGTTACTCATTAATCCAATGGGGAATATTTTACATCTCAAAGCGCTACAAAGTTTTCAAGTGGATGCCATGTACATCCTCCCAATTGCTGGGATTGTTGGGACACTTGCGATGGGGAAAGCTAGCCATTTATTGGATTATATGAAAGCCGGAATGAACCGGATGACAGATGTTGTCTTAATCTTAATCGGTGCCGGTTCAATTGCCGGATTAATTGGCGCTTCAAACTTACCAAGTCAAGTGGTTTCATTGGTTAAAGCGAGCGGCATTTCTGGGACATTCTTAGCACCAATTTCCGGAATTTTAATGTCGGCTGCGACAGCATCGACATCAACAGGTGTTATTTTAGCCACAGGTTCATTCAGTAAACCTATTTTGGCCTTTGGGATTCCGGCTTTAGGAGCGGCTGTTATGGTACACGCGGGTGCGATGGTCATTGATCAATTGCCACATGGTAATTACTTCCATGTAACAGCTAACGCGATGCAGATGAGTTTTAAAGAAAGAATGCAAGCCGTTATTTGGGAAGCATGTGTTGGTTTGACAATGACAATTGTGGCCGTTGTAATGTACGGCATATTATGA
- a CDS encoding glycerate 2-kinase, with the protein MKIVLAPDSFKNSVTAIEASHALRAGFEKVFPKATYVEVPMADGGEGTVQSMVDATGGRFLTAEVVNPLGQKVTAQYGILGDQETAVIEMAAASGIQFINEQTRNPLVTTTYGTGQLIEAAVKQGVKTIIIGLGGSATNDGGAGMAQALGVQLLDANQQTLKFGGGALADLASIDVSGMLPALADVEIVIASDVTNPLVGEKGASAVFGPQKGATPEMVAQLDQNLAHYATIIERDLGVRVAQTPGAGAAGGLGAGLLAFTKAQLQPGVEIVIEKTQLKTAVADADIVVTGEGGIDFQTQYGKTPIGVAKAVKAVNPQATVIAIAGNIGEGTDVLYDLGIDSIFCSTPGVMSLEKALANTKANLTQTSMNIARLIQKTKMR; encoded by the coding sequence ATGAAAATTGTATTAGCACCAGATTCATTTAAAAATTCAGTGACGGCCATCGAAGCGAGTCATGCGCTACGGGCCGGGTTTGAAAAAGTTTTTCCAAAAGCGACGTATGTTGAAGTTCCTATGGCAGATGGCGGCGAGGGAACTGTGCAATCGATGGTTGATGCCACAGGCGGTCGTTTTCTAACGGCGGAAGTCGTGAATCCTTTAGGGCAAAAAGTCACTGCGCAATATGGGATTCTAGGCGACCAAGAAACAGCGGTCATTGAAATGGCCGCTGCCAGCGGGATTCAATTCATCAATGAACAAACACGTAATCCGTTAGTAACGACGACATATGGCACGGGTCAGTTGATTGAAGCGGCCGTTAAACAAGGCGTTAAAACGATTATTATCGGTCTTGGCGGTAGTGCCACCAATGATGGTGGTGCCGGAATGGCACAAGCCCTCGGCGTTCAACTATTGGACGCTAATCAGCAAACTCTAAAGTTTGGCGGGGGTGCTTTGGCTGACCTAGCAAGTATCGATGTGTCTGGGATGTTACCAGCCTTAGCGGACGTTGAAATTGTCATTGCATCAGATGTTACTAATCCTTTAGTCGGCGAAAAAGGGGCCTCGGCCGTCTTCGGTCCGCAAAAAGGAGCGACGCCTGAAATGGTCGCGCAGTTGGATCAAAACTTAGCGCACTATGCAACCATTATCGAACGTGATTTAGGCGTCAGGGTTGCGCAAACACCAGGCGCCGGTGCGGCTGGTGGCTTAGGCGCTGGTTTGTTGGCCTTTACAAAGGCACAATTACAGCCGGGCGTTGAAATTGTGATTGAAAAAACACAACTCAAGACCGCCGTTGCAGACGCCGATATTGTTGTCACGGGTGAAGGCGGGATTGATTTCCAAACCCAATACGGTAAAACCCCGATTGGTGTCGCAAAAGCGGTCAAAGCGGTTAATCCGCAAGCGACCGTGATTGCGATTGCCGGTAATATTGGTGAAGGAACTGATGTCCTCTATGATTTAGGGATTGATAGTATCTTTTGTTCAACACCGGGGGTCATGTCGTTGGAAAAGGCGTTAGCCAATACCAAGGCTAATTTAACCCAAACGAGTATGAATATCGCACGCTTAATTCAAAAAACAAAGATGCGCTAG
- a CDS encoding putative DNA-binding protein, with amino-acid sequence MELAQNARMNSLFEFYGALLTAKQHSYLSLYYGDDFSLGEIAEEYQVSRQAVYDNIRRTEKILEGYEAKLHLFQNYEQQNASADALQKYIQAQYPNDQQLAKLLADLLNLTEQ; translated from the coding sequence ATGGAACTCGCACAAAACGCACGAATGAATTCACTATTTGAATTTTATGGCGCACTTTTAACGGCGAAACAACATAGTTATCTCTCATTATATTATGGCGATGATTTCTCATTAGGCGAAATTGCTGAAGAGTATCAAGTTAGTCGGCAAGCGGTCTATGATAATATCCGCCGGACTGAAAAAATTCTTGAGGGCTATGAAGCTAAGTTGCATCTGTTTCAAAATTACGAACAGCAAAACGCTAGTGCAGATGCGCTCCAGAAGTATATTCAAGCTCAGTATCCAAATGATCAGCAATTAGCCAAACTCTTGGCAGACTTGTTGAATCTCACTGAACAATAA
- a CDS encoding signal recognition particle protein yields the protein MAFEGLTERLQGALSKLRRKGKVTEADVNQAMREIRLALLEADVNFKVVKDFIKVVKEKAIGTEVLESLSPAQQIVKIVDEELTKMMGETAVPLNKSPKIPTIIMMVGLQGAGKTTTAGKLATYLIKNEKARPLMIAADIYRPAAIDQLKTVGEQVGAPVFEMGTDVNPVEIVRQGLAQAALQKNDYVLIDTAGRLQIDEALMQELADINDLAHPNEILLTVDAMTGQAAVDVAEGFNSRLDITGVVLTKLDGDTRGGAALSIRAVTGKPIKFTGQGEKLNQLDVFYPDRMSSRILGMGDMLSLIEKAQEDYDEQKAVDMAEKIKENSFDFNDFLDQMDQLQNMGPLEDIMKMIPGMANNPQLKNIKMDPKDMAHMKAIVQSMTPQERENPDLLNPSRRRRLAAGAGRPIVEVNRMIKQFNQSKKMMNQMSKGNFNGMEGLMGNGIKGKMGKMAMNSMMKKQKKNKKKRLKNARRFKS from the coding sequence ATGGCATTTGAAGGACTGACAGAAAGATTACAAGGGGCATTAAGTAAATTACGCCGTAAAGGGAAGGTTACTGAAGCGGATGTCAACCAAGCGATGCGTGAAATTCGCTTAGCATTATTAGAAGCCGATGTTAACTTTAAAGTGGTTAAAGACTTCATTAAAGTCGTTAAGGAAAAGGCGATTGGGACGGAAGTGTTGGAGAGTCTCTCACCAGCACAACAAATCGTTAAGATTGTTGATGAAGAATTAACCAAAATGATGGGTGAAACGGCTGTGCCGTTGAACAAATCACCAAAAATTCCCACGATTATTATGATGGTCGGGCTTCAAGGGGCCGGGAAAACCACGACTGCTGGGAAATTAGCCACTTATTTAATCAAGAATGAAAAGGCACGGCCATTGATGATTGCGGCCGATATTTATCGTCCAGCCGCTATCGATCAATTGAAGACGGTCGGGGAACAAGTTGGGGCCCCAGTCTTTGAAATGGGCACGGATGTTAATCCGGTTGAAATCGTGCGTCAAGGGTTGGCACAAGCTGCTTTACAAAAAAACGATTACGTCTTAATTGATACGGCTGGTCGTTTACAAATCGATGAAGCGCTAATGCAAGAATTGGCTGATATCAACGATTTAGCTCATCCCAATGAAATCCTGTTAACAGTTGATGCCATGACTGGGCAAGCTGCGGTCGACGTTGCTGAAGGCTTTAACAGCCGCTTAGACATCACTGGGGTTGTCTTAACTAAATTAGACGGTGACACTCGTGGTGGGGCTGCCCTTTCAATTCGTGCGGTAACTGGTAAGCCAATCAAATTCACTGGACAAGGTGAAAAATTAAACCAATTAGATGTCTTCTATCCTGATCGGATGAGTAGCCGAATCTTAGGCATGGGCGACATGTTGAGCTTGATTGAAAAGGCTCAAGAAGATTACGATGAACAAAAAGCGGTGGATATGGCCGAAAAAATCAAAGAAAACAGCTTTGATTTTAATGATTTTCTCGATCAAATGGATCAATTACAAAATATGGGGCCATTGGAAGATATCATGAAGATGATTCCAGGGATGGCTAATAACCCACAACTTAAAAATATCAAGATGGATCCTAAGGATATGGCCCACATGAAGGCGATTGTGCAATCAATGACACCGCAAGAACGGGAAAATCCAGATTTATTGAACCCAAGTCGCCGTCGTCGTTTAGCTGCTGGTGCTGGCCGGCCAATCGTTGAAGTCAACCGGATGATTAAACAGTTCAATCAATCTAAGAAGATGATGAACCAAATGTCAAAAGGCAACTTTAACGGCATGGAAGGTTTAATGGGCAATGGCATCAAGGGTAAGATGGGCAAGATGGCCATGAACTCAATGATGAAAAAGCAAAAGAAGAACAAGAAAAAACGGCTTAAGAACGCACGCCGCTTTAAATCTTAA
- a CDS encoding 30S ribosomal protein S16 encodes MSVKIRMKRMGSKKRPFYRIVVADSRSPRDGRFIQQVGYYNPLTEPVDLKLEEEVIMDWLQKGAQPSDTVRNLLSKQGIMQKYHEARFAKK; translated from the coding sequence ATGTCAGTTAAAATTCGTATGAAACGTATGGGTTCTAAAAAACGCCCATTCTACCGTATCGTTGTTGCAGATTCACGTTCACCACGTGATGGTCGCTTTATCCAACAAGTAGGTTACTACAATCCATTAACAGAACCTGTTGACTTGAAGTTAGAAGAAGAAGTTATCATGGACTGGTTACAAAAAGGCGCACAACCTTCTGATACAGTACGTAATCTTTTATCAAAACAAGGGATTATGCAAAAATATCACGAAGCTCGCTTCGCTAAAAAGTAG
- a CDS encoding KH domain-containing protein has protein sequence MTDVKELIIAIVQPLVEHPDDVKLTEHETERFMEFDLQVNPSDIGRIIGKQGRVAQSIRTIVYSVKTPYQKRVRLNIVDA, from the coding sequence ATGACAGACGTGAAAGAACTAATTATTGCAATTGTTCAGCCACTTGTCGAACATCCCGATGATGTCAAATTGACTGAACATGAGACGGAACGTTTTATGGAATTTGACTTACAGGTTAATCCATCAGATATCGGACGTATTATTGGTAAGCAAGGCCGGGTAGCGCAGTCAATCCGGACCATTGTCTATAGTGTGAAAACACCTTATCAAAAACGCGTTCGCTTAAATATTGTAGATGCCTAA
- a CDS encoding ribosome maturation factor RimM produces the protein MPEKYYQVGKIVNTHGIRGEVRVIATTDFTEERFKKGTHLAVEMPNGLTPVTVSAMRQHKQFYLLQFEGLGNINDVELFKGHNLKIAASERDDQLEDDEYYYGDIIGLEVVEESDGTSYGKVSEIIDPGPNDVWVIKRRGRSDLLLPFLKSVIKKIDIEAGKAYVEVPEGLIDNED, from the coding sequence ATGCCAGAAAAATACTATCAAGTCGGTAAAATTGTGAATACGCACGGTATTCGTGGTGAGGTTCGCGTCATTGCGACAACCGATTTTACAGAAGAACGGTTTAAAAAGGGAACGCACTTGGCGGTTGAAATGCCAAATGGCTTAACACCAGTGACGGTTTCTGCAATGCGTCAACATAAGCAATTTTATCTATTACAATTCGAAGGCTTAGGAAACATTAACGACGTCGAATTATTTAAGGGACACAACCTCAAAATTGCGGCCAGTGAACGTGATGATCAACTTGAAGACGATGAATATTACTACGGCGATATCATTGGCTTAGAAGTGGTTGAAGAATCTGATGGGACAAGCTATGGTAAGGTCTCAGAAATCATCGATCCCGGTCCTAATGACGTGTGGGTCATCAAACGGCGCGGGCGTTCTGATTTATTATTACCATTTTTGAAGTCAGTCATTAAAAAAATTGATATTGAAGCGGGTAAGGCCTACGTTGAAGTACCAGAAGGATTGATTGATAATGAAGATTGA
- a CDS encoding tRNA (guanosine(37)-N1)-methyltransferase TrmD has product MKIDVLSLFPDMVQNGLSQSIIGKAIDRDLIDLEVTDFRDFSVNKHNSVDDAPYGGGAGMLLRPQPIFEAMDQVNAKNPGHKRVILLDPAGVTFNQKVAEEFAQEDHLVFICGHYEGYDERIRTLVTDEVSLGDFVVTGGELGAMVMIDAISRLVPGVLGNEQSAVTDSFSTGLLEHPQYTRPPEYRGLKVPEVLMNGNHKLINEWRDKMSLKRTYERRPDLLENFDLSPDQQKWLREIK; this is encoded by the coding sequence ATGAAGATTGATGTTTTAAGTTTATTCCCAGATATGGTTCAAAATGGCTTATCGCAATCAATTATCGGTAAGGCCATCGATCGAGATTTAATTGACCTAGAAGTTACCGACTTCCGTGATTTTTCAGTCAATAAACATAATTCGGTGGATGATGCGCCTTATGGTGGTGGTGCGGGGATGTTACTCCGGCCACAACCTATTTTTGAAGCGATGGACCAAGTGAACGCTAAAAATCCCGGCCATAAACGGGTTATTTTATTAGATCCCGCGGGGGTTACTTTTAATCAGAAGGTCGCCGAAGAATTCGCGCAAGAAGATCACCTCGTATTCATCTGTGGTCATTATGAAGGCTATGACGAACGTATTCGGACCTTGGTGACCGATGAAGTCTCATTAGGTGATTTCGTCGTCACAGGGGGCGAATTAGGCGCTATGGTGATGATTGATGCCATTTCACGACTAGTACCTGGTGTTTTAGGTAACGAACAGTCAGCCGTCACCGATTCATTCTCAACAGGTCTATTAGAACACCCCCAATACACGCGACCACCAGAATATCGCGGGTTAAAAGTACCAGAAGTATTGATGAACGGTAACCATAAACTTATCAATGAATGGCGGGACAAGATGTCTTTGAAACGGACTTATGAACGCCGGCCGGATTTATTAGAAAACTTTGATCTAAGTCCAGACCAACAAAAGTGGTTACGTGAAATTAAATAA